In the Victivallis sp. Marseille-Q1083 genome, one interval contains:
- a CDS encoding LacI family DNA-binding transcriptional regulator has translation MNIREFAALCGVAHSTVSRVLNQPLEKSRTSRATYEQIRAKAVEVGFQVNYYAQALHSKTSNCLGLIIGGWMPLLTEPLLYGIAHTLDMHEKHLTVLTCDATPDSEADAFEKMLIYNAGTVLYIPARQKEANYSTRHIREVLKKHSQYPPVITLYGGSDIQEFYHVGFRDYETGQRAARRQLKNGCRKFGIVQSLYSNFMYREMSRGYRETLRANGIPDADIKELLFWSEGFASIPFEQLQEVEGLWCSHYVLLLHCMSKLVKLVGDCGRLHVDTICGTETLELYRNLQPSLGAVGPAEEFPRWFGSMTIYQYSTRAIGVKAAEITLQLSQKNVEEIPKHTCLELTPISYRQSN, from the coding sequence ATGAATATTCGGGAATTTGCCGCACTCTGCGGCGTCGCGCACTCCACCGTTTCCCGCGTTCTGAACCAGCCGTTGGAAAAATCGCGGACCAGCAGGGCGACGTATGAACAGATTCGCGCCAAGGCTGTCGAAGTCGGTTTTCAGGTCAACTATTATGCCCAGGCTCTCCATTCGAAAACGTCCAATTGTCTTGGACTCATCATCGGCGGTTGGATGCCGTTGCTGACGGAACCGCTTTTATACGGGATAGCCCATACGCTGGATATGCACGAAAAACACCTGACGGTTCTCACCTGCGACGCCACGCCGGATTCCGAAGCGGACGCCTTTGAAAAAATGTTGATCTATAATGCCGGGACAGTTCTGTATATCCCGGCGCGCCAGAAGGAGGCAAATTATTCGACGCGGCATATTCGTGAAGTGCTGAAAAAACATTCCCAATACCCGCCGGTGATCACGCTCTACGGCGGCTCCGACATTCAGGAGTTTTACCATGTCGGCTTTCGTGATTATGAAACCGGTCAGCGGGCGGCCCGGCGCCAGTTGAAAAACGGGTGCCGCAAATTCGGGATCGTCCAGTCGCTTTACAGCAATTTCATGTACCGCGAGATGTCGCGCGGCTACCGGGAAACGCTGCGGGCAAACGGCATTCCGGACGCGGATATCAAGGAGCTGCTGTTCTGGTCCGAAGGTTTTGCCTCCATTCCGTTTGAACAGTTACAGGAGGTTGAAGGTCTCTGGTGCAGTCATTATGTTCTCCTGCTTCACTGCATGTCCAAACTGGTCAAGTTGGTCGGCGATTGCGGACGGCTTCACGTCGATACGATTTGCGGGACGGAAACGCTGGAATTATACCGCAATCTTCAACCGTCTCTGGGGGCCGTCGGTCCTGCGGAGGAATTTCCCCGCTGGTTCGGCAGCATGACCATCTATCAATACAGTACCCGGGCGATTGGAGTGAAAGCTGCGGAAATCACGCTTCAGCTTTCGCAGAAAAATGTGGAAGAAATTCCGAAACACACCTGTCTGGAATTAACTCCGATTTCATATCGGCAAAGTAATTGA